The Meiothermus cerbereus DSM 11376 genome includes a window with the following:
- a CDS encoding sensor histidine kinase: MPLKHQLAWVIGLLAFIPNLVIVLTFWASARGQSLETSLFLLVWVLVLALIAAGVGYILASTLLRPMDELTRSLYYLRGAGRTLAELSLPSPKQRPPAEIEQLREGFEELLDYLRELLEAREATYAALTHDLKTPLLASLRALEYLEEADKIGPEKRKEMLRNLRDELNRSYLLVENLLTASRLEAQRIQPENLNLRSILEDFRLRYAQQAQKRGLRLEIEGAGQVRAERLLLERALANLTENALRHAKSWVVLRAGDGWLEVEDDGPGLPDSLEALTQPFRSQRLRGVRAGSAGLGLYVARRVAEVHGGQLENLALPGQGTRLRIRVS, from the coding sequence ATGCCGCTCAAGCATCAACTGGCCTGGGTGATTGGTTTATTGGCTTTTATACCCAACCTGGTGATTGTGCTGACCTTTTGGGCCTCGGCCCGCGGGCAGTCGTTGGAAACCTCGCTCTTCTTGCTGGTCTGGGTGCTGGTGCTGGCCCTAATTGCCGCTGGCGTGGGTTACATCCTGGCCAGCACCCTCCTAAGGCCTATGGACGAACTCACCCGTAGCCTCTACTACCTGCGGGGAGCGGGCCGTACCCTGGCTGAGCTTTCCCTGCCCTCGCCCAAACAACGCCCGCCTGCCGAGATAGAGCAGCTTCGTGAGGGCTTCGAGGAGCTGCTCGATTACCTGCGGGAGCTGCTGGAGGCACGAGAGGCCACCTATGCTGCCCTGACCCACGACCTCAAAACCCCCCTGCTGGCCAGTCTACGGGCGCTGGAATACCTGGAAGAAGCCGACAAAATTGGGCCGGAAAAGCGCAAGGAGATGTTGCGTAACTTGCGGGATGAATTGAACCGGAGCTATCTGCTGGTGGAAAACCTGCTCACGGCCAGCCGCCTCGAGGCCCAGCGCATCCAGCCCGAAAACCTCAACCTGCGCTCGATTCTGGAGGACTTTCGCCTGCGCTACGCCCAGCAGGCCCAAAAGCGTGGCCTGCGCCTTGAGATTGAAGGGGCCGGACAGGTTCGGGCCGAGCGGCTCTTGCTGGAGCGGGCCCTGGCCAACCTGACCGAAAACGCCCTGCGCCATGCAAAGAGCTGGGTGGTGCTGCGGGCGGGGGATGGCTGGCTCGAGGTCGAGGACGACGGGCCGGGCCTGCCCGACAGCTTGGAAGCCCTTACCCAGCCTTTTCGCAGCCAGCGTCTGCGGGGGGTGCGGGCTGGCAGCGCCGGGCTGGGCCTGTATGTGGCCCGGCGGGTAGCCGAGGTGCACGGGGGGCAGCTAGAAAACCTGGCTTTGCCAGGGCAGGGAACCCGGCTCCGCATTCGGGTGTCATGA
- a CDS encoding type II secretion system protein → MTRFSQPGVWQIRKPMGFTLLELIVVMAVLGVAAGIGIAQLRNLGQRQQAAATVDQIRQLFWQGATAAASRGGTNFLLVRSGNTLRVQSQNDASVLRSVTLPSGVSCSLGEGTLATFTSPGKVIFSSSFPANRQFTISVNGQSVTLTATLIGEVRRQ, encoded by the coding sequence ATGACCAGATTCTCGCAGCCTGGTGTTTGGCAAATAAGAAAGCCCATGGGTTTTACCCTGTTGGAGCTCATAGTGGTGATGGCGGTTCTGGGAGTAGCTGCAGGTATTGGTATAGCGCAGCTACGTAATCTGGGTCAACGCCAACAGGCAGCCGCAACAGTTGACCAGATTCGCCAGCTTTTTTGGCAGGGAGCTACAGCGGCGGCGAGTCGAGGAGGTACTAATTTTCTTCTGGTGCGAAGTGGCAACACCCTTCGGGTTCAATCCCAGAATGACGCAAGCGTCCTGCGCAGCGTGACCTTGCCTTCCGGGGTCTCCTGCAGTTTGGGCGAAGGTACACTGGCAACTTTTACCTCTCCGGGCAAGGTTATTTTTTCGAGCTCATTTCCGGCGAATCGCCAGTTTACCATCTCGGTCAATGGGCAAAGCGTTACCCTGACAGCAACACTCATAGGAGAGGTGAGGCGGCAATGA
- a CDS encoding type IV pilus modification PilV family protein, giving the protein MRNQGLTFVEVIVATGALAIVLGLFTTLLVGNMRQTSITGGRVQANQIGIFLGRQILEADDRALPTVGNSLSWGYGQLNSSSTGFPSLTSEQQFGNIALYRASVANQGVPSWAGSGWQVSQYRIEVCWQSPEGERCVRQSIIGPSPALAGSEIVTNIN; this is encoded by the coding sequence ATGAGAAACCAGGGCCTGACTTTTGTAGAAGTAATCGTGGCGACGGGTGCTTTGGCTATTGTGCTGGGCCTGTTCACGACTCTGCTGGTAGGCAACATGCGCCAGACCAGCATTACGGGTGGCCGCGTCCAGGCCAACCAAATTGGCATCTTTTTGGGGCGGCAGATCCTCGAGGCCGATGACCGCGCTTTGCCCACAGTGGGCAACAGCCTAAGCTGGGGTTATGGTCAACTAAACAGCTCCAGCACCGGTTTCCCTAGCCTTACGTCTGAACAGCAGTTCGGCAACATTGCGCTCTACCGGGCCAGCGTCGCTAACCAGGGGGTTCCATCCTGGGCAGGTAGCGGCTGGCAGGTTAGCCAGTACCGCATCGAGGTTTGCTGGCAAAGCCCAGAGGGCGAAAGGTGCGTGCGACAGAGCATTATCGGCCCATCGCCCGCCCTGGCCGGTAGCGAGATAGTTACCAACATCAACTAG
- a CDS encoding prepilin-type N-terminal cleavage/methylation domain-containing protein, protein MRPQAFTLIELLLALAVLIVVMSMAFNTSIQGLQLNQSNEAISAAQNKARRVLEVLSQDLRTAAFAIITHSPFNSNTTAISFAQVAGGAGYTVTAVAGNTLTITSNSTTLSSEVPVGSRLVVVDGNGNTVLTRTTGLPVSSGLNTYTITTTCAVLPVSATSQTLASVVNLMGYGYDASNRKLVYREQGDAASTDVAFDVSNFRIDYVYQRRANGAVSEERNPSGYLVSGQVRPYFTSGGAEFALRRVQFTLGVQVPLRGRNVERTYTGQVDMINTLYYQVKAVNLCNP, encoded by the coding sequence TTGCGTCCCCAAGCGTTTACCCTGATCGAGTTGCTGCTGGCGCTGGCAGTGCTGATTGTTGTGATGAGCATGGCTTTTAACACCAGCATTCAGGGATTACAGCTCAACCAGTCCAACGAGGCGATCAGTGCAGCTCAAAACAAAGCCCGGCGGGTGCTTGAAGTGCTAAGCCAGGATTTGCGTACGGCCGCTTTTGCCATCATCACCCACTCCCCGTTCAACTCCAACACCACCGCCATCTCCTTTGCCCAGGTTGCAGGGGGTGCGGGCTATACCGTCACTGCGGTGGCCGGTAACACGCTTACCATAACAAGCAATTCGACTACCCTTAGCAGCGAGGTTCCAGTGGGTAGCCGACTGGTGGTAGTAGATGGCAACGGTAACACTGTACTAACCCGAACCACCGGATTGCCTGTATCCAGTGGTTTAAATACCTACACCATAACCACCACCTGCGCCGTGCTGCCGGTGAGTGCAACCTCACAAACCCTGGCCTCTGTGGTTAACCTGATGGGCTACGGCTACGACGCGAGCAACCGGAAGCTGGTTTATCGTGAGCAAGGTGATGCGGCCAGTACCGATGTGGCCTTTGATGTCAGCAACTTCCGCATTGACTATGTGTATCAGCGTCGTGCAAACGGTGCGGTGAGCGAAGAACGCAACCCCAGTGGCTATTTGGTAAGCGGGCAGGTTCGGCCCTACTTTACCAGCGGGGGAGCCGAGTTCGCCTTGCGTCGGGTGCAGTTCACCCTGGGTGTTCAGGTGCCCTTGCGCGGGCGTAATGTTGAACGAACCTACACAGGCCAGGTAGATATGATCAACACCCTCTATTACCAAGTTAAGGCGGTGAACCTATGCAACCCATGA
- a CDS encoding DUF4900 domain-containing protein, with the protein MQPMKRPQGIAIVVALTVILLLSVISGLIFSRTMNDLRTSRDNTAMAQAVNLARGGAVAASALLSNEVRASLESIVRSANPSMGGISTSDVWYYGGNSTQPIPSTVATRLALLASSLQTSVNTLICSRNFAPDGSGATVQVRIFFTTAAACGQAFPSAARLPTGYVVDNDNNPSTPLTRQVQGYALPYVMVVTASPGTPYQRNVLIQGEYRFLLTNGSFARYALFTNQHRTRSNTGVWFTGQTLFDGPVHTNERFRFSFNPWFGGYVTSAGCTNAGVSSCSGSISPGAFFGSGSNTTFLSPSQMANPNAPSWTSGGNTHAPVFDGTPKVNWQESFIPMPPNAQDQRNAATSGGLYLNFNVTRLTLYAGDAAGVRPSCNSAGVCTPATSTHQYIEVCRTSACTGSDRILYRYAADGILYRHNGSWPGVVERVGFNGMIFAEGSIDNLTGPSRTDSSNPNTAPPALTSFSQLTVANAGTGRNIQIRGDLKYQNPACSGTPTRTGSTVSRPTCNNLSADNILGVYSQDGDILLGDGTNSSLQDLTVHGVLMTSRGEVSVQNFNTIQPRGSIRLQGGIIQYAYGAFGLFNSSTGQMTQGYARQFTYDPRMQDRAPPYFPTTGVVQVSVATPLSFGQREQVY; encoded by the coding sequence ATGCAACCCATGAAACGCCCCCAGGGCATTGCGATTGTGGTGGCTCTGACGGTAATTCTGCTACTGAGCGTGATCAGCGGCTTAATCTTTAGCCGTACCATGAATGACCTTCGTACCAGCCGCGACAACACCGCGATGGCCCAAGCGGTTAACCTGGCTCGAGGTGGGGCGGTGGCGGCCTCGGCGCTTCTATCCAACGAGGTGAGGGCGAGTCTGGAGAGTATCGTTCGTTCGGCCAATCCCAGCATGGGAGGGATTAGCACCAGCGATGTCTGGTACTACGGGGGCAACAGCACCCAGCCCATTCCTTCTACGGTTGCTACCCGTTTGGCCTTGTTGGCCTCGAGCTTGCAGACCAGTGTGAATACCCTGATTTGCAGCCGAAACTTTGCTCCAGATGGTTCGGGTGCCACTGTGCAGGTACGTATCTTTTTCACCACCGCAGCCGCTTGCGGCCAGGCCTTTCCTTCCGCTGCTCGACTGCCAACGGGATATGTGGTAGACAACGACAACAACCCTTCGACCCCTCTTACCCGCCAGGTGCAAGGGTATGCGCTGCCCTATGTGATGGTTGTTACCGCCTCGCCCGGCACGCCCTATCAGCGCAACGTCTTGATTCAGGGCGAGTATCGCTTTTTGCTGACCAATGGTAGCTTTGCCCGCTACGCGCTGTTTACCAACCAGCACCGCACCCGCTCCAATACCGGGGTCTGGTTTACCGGCCAAACTTTGTTTGACGGGCCGGTACATACCAACGAGCGTTTTCGGTTTTCCTTTAACCCCTGGTTTGGGGGCTATGTCACCAGCGCGGGCTGTACCAACGCTGGTGTAAGCAGTTGCAGTGGTTCTATAAGCCCTGGAGCCTTTTTTGGCTCGGGGAGTAACACCACCTTCCTTTCCCCTTCCCAGATGGCAAACCCCAACGCCCCGAGCTGGACCAGCGGGGGCAATACCCATGCCCCCGTATTCGATGGCACGCCTAAGGTTAACTGGCAGGAGTCGTTTATCCCCATGCCGCCCAATGCCCAAGACCAGCGCAACGCTGCGACTTCGGGAGGGCTTTACCTTAACTTCAACGTGACCCGTCTGACCCTCTACGCGGGTGATGCTGCTGGGGTACGCCCGAGTTGCAACAGCGCTGGGGTTTGTACCCCTGCAACCTCGACCCATCAGTACATTGAGGTATGCCGCACATCGGCCTGCACGGGCAGCGATCGCATTCTGTACCGTTATGCTGCAGATGGCATCCTCTACCGCCACAACGGAAGCTGGCCGGGGGTGGTGGAGCGGGTCGGCTTTAACGGGATGATTTTTGCAGAAGGGAGTATAGACAACCTCACCGGACCATCCCGAACCGACAGCAGCAACCCCAACACTGCTCCTCCAGCTCTGACCTCTTTCTCTCAACTGACTGTGGCCAACGCAGGCACTGGGCGGAACATCCAGATCCGCGGCGACCTGAAGTACCAGAATCCGGCATGTAGCGGTACTCCAACGCGAACGGGCAGCACTGTTTCCCGCCCTACCTGCAATAACCTCTCGGCAGACAACATCTTGGGGGTTTATAGCCAGGATGGCGATATTCTGTTGGGGGATGGCACCAACAGTTCCCTGCAAGATTTAACCGTTCATGGGGTCCTGATGACCTCGAGGGGGGAAGTCTCGGTTCAAAATTTCAACACCATCCAACCGCGGGGTTCCATCCGGCTGCAAGGCGGAATTATTCAATACGCCTATGGTGCTTTTGGGTTGTTTAACAGCTCTACTGGCCAGATGACACAGGGCTATGCCCGCCAGTTTACCTACGACCCCCGGATGCAAGACCGGGCGCCGCCCTACTTCCCGACTACGGGTGTGGTGCAGGTCAGTGTGGCGACTCCCCTGAGCTTTGGTCAGCGTGAACAGGTTTACTAG
- a CDS encoding response regulator transcription factor yields MHLLIADDHPLFRMGLRAALEREGFEIVGEASDGQEALKLCLQLLPDGVVLDVRMPHMDGITAARLLREQRYRGLITLLTTFNEPVLLQQAALAGADAYWSKELPPEALAERLRRLSQGLEPRLRAPELPKLTTREQEVLQWMAQGLSTKEIARRLRISPETVKDHLVRIYEKLEARNRVEALERARSLGLLSA; encoded by the coding sequence ATGCACCTCCTTATCGCCGACGACCACCCCCTGTTTCGTATGGGCCTGCGGGCTGCCCTCGAGCGCGAAGGATTTGAGATAGTGGGGGAGGCCAGCGACGGCCAGGAGGCCCTGAAGCTGTGCCTGCAACTGTTGCCGGATGGGGTGGTGCTGGATGTGCGGATGCCTCATATGGACGGCATTACCGCAGCGCGACTGTTGCGAGAGCAGCGCTACAGGGGCCTGATTACCCTTTTGACCACCTTCAACGAGCCGGTTTTGCTGCAGCAGGCCGCCCTTGCCGGGGCCGATGCCTACTGGTCGAAAGAACTGCCCCCCGAGGCCCTGGCGGAGCGCCTGCGCCGGCTTAGCCAGGGACTGGAGCCCCGCCTGCGCGCCCCTGAGTTGCCCAAGCTCACCACCCGCGAGCAGGAGGTGTTGCAGTGGATGGCCCAGGGGCTCTCCACCAAAGAAATTGCCCGCCGCCTACGCATCTCGCCCGAGACGGTCAAGGATCACCTGGTGCGGATATATGAGAAGCTCGAGGCCCGCAACCGCGTCGAGGCCCTCGAGCGGGCCCGAAGCCTGGGCTTGTTAAGTGCATAG